A genomic segment from Aegilops tauschii subsp. strangulata cultivar AL8/78 chromosome 1, Aet v6.0, whole genome shotgun sequence encodes:
- the LOC123493421 gene encoding wall-associated receptor kinase 5-like has translation MPNYTCIHMYTNEAKQIGFGVYKQLYISDESLHFILKIGYNPVQRKAKCSRWCGNISVPFPFGLEEGCSARKLFQLNCTNMLTSSLQLNDDHHVTNISVDDGLVDIEDTSSYQRDMYAMHVSEEPELYIGFGESASVQWAVAGLTCREAQQNTSRYACVSIHSTCLAVYSKDGYIGYRCKCMPGFKGNPYIRNGCKDIDDCKKQDICKGVCNNTIGTYYCTDCPGNTQYDTTTVQCTFTKKQNLLLGVGIGLSSGFGVLLLSSITIVLVRRWKRDIQKQLRRNHFRKNQGLLLEQLISSDENASDKTKIFTLEELEKATNNFDATRILGRGGHGMVYKGILSNQHVVAIKRSKNIDEGEISQFINEVAILSQINHRNIVKLFGCCLETEVPLLVYDFVPNGSLYEILHSNSSSGCFLLSWEDCLRIATEAAAALYYLHSAALVSVFHRDVKSSNILLDANYTAKVSDFGASRLVPIDQTHVVTNVQGTFGYLDPEYYHTGQLNEKSDVYSFGVVLVELLLRREPIFTTESGSKENLANYFLSEIKVRPIKEIVAAQICEEATEEEIKSVASLTEMCLRLRGEERPTMKEVEMTLQLLRTKRSNSCHASPENDEDMQPLQRTRADARCKSQAINLGNDAYSESQNNQKCNSYKLELGSIGLPQ, from the exons ATGCCTAATTATACCTGCATACATATGTACACAAATGAAGCCAAACAAATTGGATTTGGTGTGTATAAACAGCTGTACATTTCTGATGAATCTCTTCATTTCATTCTGAAAATAGGGTATAATCCGGTCCAACGAAAGGCAAAGTGCTCTCGATGGTGTGGAAACATCAGTGTTCCATTTCCATTTGGCCTAGAAGAAGGCTGTTCTGCAAGGAAGCTATTTCAGCTCAACTGTACCAACATGTTGACGTCCAGCCTCCAACTAAACGATGATCATCATGTCACGAACATAAGTGTTGACGATGGACTCGTGGACATCGAAGACACGTCAAGTTACCAGCGTGATATGTATGCGATGCATGTATCCGAGGAACCTGAACTCTATATTGGTTTTGGGGAATCGGCATCTGTGCAATGGGCCGTTGCTGGTCTGACATGCCGAGAGGCACAACAGAACACGTCTAGATACGCATGTGTCAGCATCCATAGCACTTGCTTAGCCGTCTACTCAAAGGATGGTTACATCGGTTATCGGTGCAAATGCATGCCTGGCTTCAAAGGAAATCCGTATATCCGAAATGGCTGTAAAG ATATTGACGACTGCAAGAAACAAGACATTTGCAAAGGAGTATGCAATAATACTATAGGAACATACTATTGTACCGATTGTCCTGGGAATACACAGTATGATACTACAACAGTGCAGTGCACCTTTACCAAGAAGCAAAATCTTCTACTGG GTGTTGGCATTGGGCTTAGCAGTGGCTTCGGTGTTCTACTTCTCAGCTCAATTACTATAGTTCTTGTTCGTAGATGGAAAAGGGACATCCAAAAGCAACTGCGAAGGAATCATTTTCGAAAGAACCAAGGCCTTCTGCTGGAACAACTAATATCATCGGATGAAAATGCAAGTGACAAGACCAAGATTTTCACTTTGGAAGAACTAGAGAAGGCAACAAATAACTTTGATGCTACACGTATACTGGGTCGTGGAGGGCATGGTATGGTGTACAAAGGCATCTTGTCCAACCAACATGTGGTGGCGATAAAAAGGTCTAAGAACATCGATGAAGGTGAGATCAGTCAATTTATTAATGAGGTAGCAATTCTCTCACAAATAAACCACCGAAATATAGTAAAACTTTTTGGATGTTGTCTTGAAACTGAGGTCCCACTATTAGTTTATGACTTTGTTCCCAATGGCTCGTTATATGAAATTCTACATTCCAATTCAAGTAGTGGCTGTTTCTTGTTGTCATGGGAGGACTGCCTAAGAATTGCCACGGAAGCTGCAGCAGCTCTATATTATCTCCACTCGGCAGCTTTGGTGTCAGTCTTTCACCGTGATGTCAAATCTTCTAATATACTACTAGATGCAAACTACACTGCTAAAGTTTCAGATTTCGGTGCTTCAAGATTGGTTCCTATTGATCAAACCCATGTTGTTACAAATGTACAAGGTACATTTGGGTACTTGGATCCAGAATATTACCATACTGGGCAACTAAACGAGAAGAGTGATGTATATAGTTTTGGTGTGGTACTTGTGGAGCTACTTCTGAGAAGGGAGCCTATATTTACAACTGAGTCAGGCTCAAAGGAAAATTTGGCCAATTACTTTCTTTCGGAGATAAAAGTTAGGCCAATCAAAGAGATAGTGGCTGCTCAAATTTGTGAGGAAGCGACCGAAGAAGAGATTAAAAGTGTTGCCTCACTTACGGAGATGTGCTTGAGGCTCCGAGGTGAAGAGAGACCTACCATGAAAGAAGTCGAGATGACTTTGCAGTTGTTGCGAACTAAAAGGTCAAACTCATGCCATGCAAGTCCAGAAAATGATGAAGATATGCAACCACTCCAACGTACAAGAGCTGATGCTAGATGCAAGTCGCAGGCCATTAACTTGGGCAACGATGCTTATTCTGAGTCTCAAAACAACCAAAAATGCAACAGCTACAAACTGGAGTTAGGGTCAATTGGGTTACCACAGTAA
- the LOC109734584 gene encoding wall-associated receptor kinase 5-like: MIVHLWKVEMSLFGVVLPLLLLVCSAAPTVHASNSNMNIPSAATLTGCQRRCGNLTFDYPFGIGSARCFRQPDFKLICNNATQTPRLFLQDGATEVINDIDIDSDFTDLRVAFSRYIVMSSGVNVYNMTWKAPGRSLYLWFAELNITACDLDVFQLLDGTDTNAAQDSDSNSMVLLCTVTCPNMEIAETSVPRQDCNGTGCCSSSHLIIPARTLQLRFVRHGGAELDRNRSSLWDGINITTNYAMITWSIMDHATGATTLVNTTNNACVSNHSKPIQNTFAFGRCYNCICDNGYKGNPYIIDGCLRDGGNLPAPSPHSSVFFFLF, from the exons ATGATTGTTCACTTGTGGAAGGTGGAGATGAGCCTCTTCGGCGTAGTTCTTCCTCTGCTCCTACTTGTTTGTAGTGCAGCACCAACGGTGCACGCTTCCAACAGCAATATGAACATCCCATCCGCTGCCACGCTCACCGGTTGCCAAAGAAGATGCGGGAATCTCACCTTCGACTATCCCTTTGGCATCGGCTCGGCCCGTTGCTTCCGGCAGCCCGACTTCAAGCTCATCTGCAACAACGCCACGCAAACCCCAAGGCTCTTCCTCCAGGACGGCGCCACGGAGGTCATTAACGACATCGACATTGATTCTGATTTCACAG ATTTAAGAGTCGCATTTTCACGTTATATCGTCATGAGCTCTGGCGTCAATGTCTATAACATGACATGGAAAGCTCCCGGGAGATCTTTATATTTGTGGTTTGCCGAATTAAACATCACAGCCTGTGACCTGGATGTATTCCAGTTGCTCGATGGAACTGacacaaatgccgcccaagactCGGATTCAAATTCGATGGTGCTGCTTTGTACAGTGACCTGCCCTAACATGGAAATAGCGGAGACCTCTGTTCCTAGGCAGGACTGCAATGGTACCGGATGTTGCTCCAGCTCGCACCTTATTATTCCTGCTCGCACCTTGCAGCTTCGGTTTGTCCGCCATGGCGGGGCGGAGCTGGACCGTAACCGAAGCTCACTCTGGGACGGAATCAATATAACTACTAATTATGCCATGATTACTTGGAGTATCATGGATCATGCAACAGGCGCCACCACCCTGGTTAACACGACCAACAACGCCTGTGTCAGCAATCACAGCAAGCCGATCCAAAATACTTTTGCATTTGGTCGCTGTTATAATTGCATTTGCGATAATGGGTATAAAGGCAATCCCTACATAATCGATGGATGCTTGCGTGATGGAGGTAATTTACCTGCTCCATCCCCGCATAGctctgttttcttttttctgttttag